Proteins encoded by one window of Methanothermobacter sp. K4:
- the sfsA gene encoding DNA/RNA nuclease SfsA, with the protein MIIDNPLMGIYLERPNRFTMAVDVGGERKLAHLKDPGRLKELLIPGNEVLIRKAAGKERKTEFDVIALRRGDEWVLVNSGFHSDIAASLIKSGLIEEFHGFAVKKREYRFGRSRIDFLLASESEEMLVEVKGCTLVNGEVALFPDAPTLRGRRHVEELASALSMGYNSSVLFLVFGENARFFSPNIEMDPEFSYALKEAHDKGVNVIAYSFRTVLDCSVLVEPVRRIPLIWP; encoded by the coding sequence ATGATCATAGATAACCCTCTGATGGGAATATACCTTGAAAGACCCAACAGGTTCACCATGGCTGTTGATGTTGGTGGTGAAAGGAAGCTGGCCCACCTTAAGGATCCTGGTAGGCTCAAGGAGCTCCTTATACCTGGAAATGAGGTCCTAATTAGGAAAGCCGCTGGAAAGGAAAGGAAAACCGAATTTGATGTCATAGCACTCAGAAGGGGGGATGAATGGGTCCTTGTGAATTCCGGTTTCCACAGTGACATCGCCGCCAGCCTTATAAAATCAGGCCTTATTGAAGAATTTCATGGTTTCGCGGTGAAGAAAAGGGAGTACAGATTCGGGAGAAGCAGAATTGACTTTCTTCTGGCATCAGAGTCTGAAGAAATGCTTGTTGAGGTTAAGGGCTGTACCCTTGTAAATGGTGAGGTGGCACTCTTCCCTGATGCCCCCACACTGAGGGGAAGGCGGCATGTTGAGGAGCTTGCATCTGCACTCTCCATGGGCTATAATAGCAGCGTTCTTTTCCTGGTTTTTGGTGAGAATGCACGTTTTTTCTCTCCAAATATTGAAATGGACCCTGAATTCTCATATGCGCTTAAAGAAGCCCATGATAAAGGTGTGAATGTGATAGCATATTCCTTCCGCACTGTTCTTGACTGTTCTGTGCTTGTTGAGCCCGTAAGGCGGATCCCCCTTATATGGCCATAA
- a CDS encoding cation-transporting P-type ATPase: MDDIHELHEEEVFRRLETSPASLDPPEAERRLKKYGPNQLEEFRGKPHILLFLSNLYNVLAILLWISAILSLITGNNQLAVAIILVIIINAVFSFWQEYEAEKAAEALRDILPVMVKVMRGSDETVIQAAEVVPGDLILLEEGDTVPADARLVESSQLKIDASTLTGESKPVRKISHPVKKFENYIDIDNIVFAGTQVVSGTGKAIVFATGGDTEFSRIASLTQEVREEPSPLQRQISRAAGIISILAVSMGIVLFAVNLYIVKLPLETAMIFAIGLMVANVPEGLLPSVTLALAASARKMALENALVKRLSSVETLGSTTIICTDKTGTLTRGEMTVRKIWIPYRVVEVTGSGYNPEGEFLCNGKTVTHREVREIRLLMRAASFCNDAKLVRDERGWHVIGDTTEGALLVAAEKIGFDLEGELERMPRIIELPFDSKRKSMTSIHEKSGKRVAYVKGAPKKIIDLSERISVDGIPRPLDDDEKRNIIDIHDRMASEGLRVLAFAYRELPEDLEDYTPENVERELTLVGMAAMYDPPREGVKEAVRQCRTAGIRIIMITGDYGLTAAAIAAELGIIEGDSYRVIKGKELDEMGDPELLRILSEEENIIFARAVPEHKMRIASVLEDAEEIVAMTGDGVNDAPALRKADIGVAMGSDTDVAKEAADIVLADDNFASIVTAVREGRTVYENIRKFITYIFSHETAEIVPFILMVLFGIPLPITIMQILAIDLGTDTLPALALGRSPPESDVMQRPPRPVRERLLNLEVLLRGYLFTGSIEAFLVMMAYFLVLSAGGWVPGQSLPADDPLYMRATTVVFAGIVMAQMGNLLSSQTTRSSALKVGLLRNRWIPAGMIFAIIVMLMVIYLPPLQPVFGTQPLKPVEWLMIILFAPLVFLTDEARKSIQRRLR, translated from the coding sequence ATGGATGATATACATGAGCTTCACGAGGAAGAGGTTTTCAGGAGGCTTGAGACTTCACCAGCGAGCCTTGACCCCCCTGAGGCTGAAAGGCGCCTTAAGAAATATGGCCCCAACCAACTCGAGGAATTCAGGGGTAAACCACACATACTTCTCTTTCTCTCCAACCTTTACAATGTCCTGGCGATCCTCCTCTGGATATCAGCGATATTATCACTCATCACAGGCAACAATCAGCTGGCGGTTGCAATCATACTTGTAATAATCATAAACGCGGTTTTCAGTTTCTGGCAGGAATACGAGGCAGAGAAGGCTGCAGAGGCCCTCCGGGATATTCTCCCGGTCATGGTTAAGGTTATGAGGGGTTCAGATGAAACTGTGATCCAGGCAGCTGAGGTGGTCCCCGGTGACCTGATCCTTCTGGAGGAGGGGGACACTGTCCCCGCAGATGCAAGGCTAGTTGAATCCAGCCAGCTCAAGATCGATGCATCCACGCTCACAGGGGAATCAAAGCCGGTCAGAAAGATATCACATCCAGTTAAAAAATTTGAAAATTATATAGATATCGATAACATCGTATTTGCAGGTACACAGGTGGTATCAGGGACAGGGAAGGCCATAGTATTCGCAACAGGGGGGGATACAGAATTCAGCAGGATAGCATCCCTCACACAGGAGGTAAGGGAGGAGCCAAGCCCCCTTCAGAGGCAGATATCCCGCGCTGCAGGTATCATAAGCATTCTAGCAGTTTCAATGGGCATAGTTCTTTTCGCAGTCAACCTCTACATCGTCAAACTCCCCCTTGAGACTGCAATGATCTTTGCAATAGGACTCATGGTTGCAAATGTACCTGAAGGTCTTCTACCAAGCGTAACCCTGGCGCTTGCAGCATCAGCAAGGAAGATGGCCCTGGAGAACGCCCTTGTGAAGAGGCTCTCCAGTGTAGAGACCCTGGGATCCACAACAATAATCTGCACAGATAAGACCGGGACCCTGACAAGGGGTGAGATGACAGTAAGGAAGATATGGATACCCTACAGGGTCGTGGAGGTCACAGGTTCAGGCTACAATCCAGAGGGTGAATTCCTCTGCAATGGAAAAACTGTAACCCACAGGGAGGTAAGGGAGATAAGGCTCCTGATGAGGGCCGCGTCATTCTGCAACGACGCAAAACTTGTAAGAGACGAAAGGGGCTGGCATGTGATTGGGGACACAACGGAGGGCGCGCTTCTCGTGGCTGCAGAGAAGATAGGCTTTGACCTTGAGGGGGAACTTGAGAGGATGCCCAGGATAATTGAGCTCCCCTTTGATTCAAAGAGAAAGTCAATGACATCCATCCATGAAAAATCAGGTAAAAGAGTGGCCTACGTCAAGGGTGCCCCCAAGAAGATAATAGATTTATCAGAGAGGATATCAGTGGATGGAATACCCAGACCACTGGATGATGATGAAAAAAGGAACATCATAGATATACATGACAGAATGGCTTCTGAGGGCCTCAGAGTACTTGCATTCGCTTACAGAGAACTTCCAGAGGACCTCGAGGATTACACGCCGGAGAACGTTGAAAGGGAACTGACACTGGTCGGAATGGCTGCAATGTATGACCCGCCCAGGGAGGGTGTGAAGGAGGCTGTGAGGCAGTGCAGAACTGCAGGTATAAGGATAATAATGATAACAGGGGATTATGGTCTCACCGCCGCAGCAATAGCAGCTGAACTTGGAATAATAGAGGGCGACAGCTACAGGGTGATAAAGGGAAAGGAACTGGATGAAATGGGAGACCCAGAACTTCTAAGGATACTCTCTGAGGAGGAGAACATAATATTTGCAAGGGCAGTCCCTGAACACAAGATGAGGATAGCCTCCGTTCTTGAGGATGCCGAGGAGATAGTTGCAATGACAGGCGATGGGGTGAATGATGCCCCGGCCCTCAGAAAGGCTGATATTGGCGTTGCAATGGGTAGCGACACCGACGTTGCAAAGGAGGCCGCTGACATAGTACTCGCAGATGACAACTTTGCAAGCATTGTAACTGCGGTGAGGGAGGGCAGGACGGTATATGAGAACATAAGGAAATTCATAACCTACATATTTTCACATGAAACCGCAGAGATAGTCCCATTCATCCTCATGGTGCTCTTCGGGATACCCCTCCCCATAACAATAATGCAGATACTTGCAATAGACCTTGGTACCGATACGCTGCCTGCCCTTGCCCTGGGAAGATCCCCACCTGAATCCGATGTGATGCAGAGGCCACCAAGACCGGTCAGGGAGAGACTACTTAACCTTGAGGTCCTCCTCAGGGGGTACCTCTTCACGGGATCCATTGAGGCATTCCTTGTGATGATGGCATACTTCCTTGTGCTCTCAGCTGGAGGATGGGTGCCAGGTCAGAGCCTCCCGGCGGATGACCCCCTATACATGAGGGCCACCACTGTGGTCTTTGCAGGTATAGTGATGGCCCAGATGGGCAATCTCCTCTCATCACAGACCACCCGCTCCTCAGCACTGAAGGTGGGGCTTCTGAGGAACAGGTGGATACCTGCGGGCATGATATTCGCCATCATCGTGATGCTGATGGTCATATATCTGCCCCCATTGCAGCCGGTTTTCGGAACACAGCCACTGAAACCGGTTGAATGGCTGATGATCATCCTTTTCGCGCCACTGGTTTTTCTTACAGATGAGGCGAGGAAGTCAATCCAGAGGAGGCTGAGATGA
- a CDS encoding TrkA family potassium uptake protein, translated as MVLIIEIIRKHLPRVMRVPAARIFLLAVVVIAYGTLGFHFIEGESWTVSFYWTFVTIGTVGYGDYSPSTPLGMYFTVTLIVLGIGTFAIAVETLLELLIKRQQMRLMGLIDVVKSKHVVICGWSESTLECLRELGGSEVFVLAEDEGVRKTVLKNGANFVHGDPTRISDLEKANVRGARAVIVDMGSDSETIHCILGIRKIDSNVRIIAEAERYENIEQIRMAGADQVISPFVISGRLMSKSIDDGYEAMFVQDVLAEGSTRRMVEVPVPPKSPIEGISVLDADIHERTGVIVIGVGRGDELIIDPPRDYVFQKGDIILGIGKTHEIDRLIEYIGS; from the coding sequence ATGGTGCTCATAATTGAGATAATAAGGAAACACCTCCCCCGGGTTATGAGGGTCCCTGCTGCACGGATATTCCTCCTTGCAGTGGTGGTCATCGCCTACGGAACTCTCGGATTCCACTTCATTGAAGGTGAATCATGGACGGTATCATTCTACTGGACCTTCGTGACCATAGGGACCGTGGGCTACGGGGACTACAGTCCCTCAACACCACTGGGGATGTACTTCACCGTGACCCTCATAGTCCTGGGTATAGGGACATTTGCCATTGCAGTTGAAACACTGCTTGAACTCCTGATAAAGAGACAGCAGATGAGGCTTATGGGGCTGATAGACGTGGTTAAATCAAAACATGTGGTTATATGTGGCTGGAGTGAGAGCACACTCGAGTGCCTGAGGGAGCTGGGCGGAAGCGAGGTCTTTGTGCTCGCTGAGGATGAGGGTGTCAGGAAGACGGTCCTCAAGAATGGTGCCAACTTTGTACATGGAGACCCAACAAGGATATCTGACCTTGAAAAGGCCAATGTAAGGGGTGCAAGGGCGGTTATAGTGGACATGGGGTCTGATTCAGAGACCATACACTGCATACTGGGGATAAGGAAAATCGACTCCAATGTGAGGATAATAGCCGAGGCCGAACGCTATGAGAACATCGAGCAGATCAGGATGGCCGGGGCCGACCAGGTCATCTCGCCATTTGTTATATCTGGTAGGCTTATGTCAAAAAGCATTGATGATGGCTATGAGGCCATGTTTGTACAGGACGTCCTTGCAGAGGGATCCACAAGGAGGATGGTTGAAGTCCCGGTGCCCCCAAAAAGTCCCATTGAGGGCATTTCAGTCCTTGATGCAGACATCCATGAGAGGACAGGTGTGATAGTAATTGGTGTGGGACGGGGCGACGAACTCATAATAGACCCACCCAGGGATTACGTATTCCAGAAAGGCGATATAATTCTGGGGATAGGGAAAACCCATGAGATAGATCGCCTGATTGAATACATAGGCTCATGA